The proteins below come from a single Campylobacter sp. CCUG 57310 genomic window:
- a CDS encoding lysozyme inhibitor LprI family protein has translation MLKKFTFIALAASLAFSAQQLVVKNESAPNLSKGAADESELRVKACIEADSSTAGMIECINKEFEIQDKILNETYKKAMSILNDENKKRLKDIQRKWVAYKEAKCPFVPPQGTMYLVASANCYLKMTKERTQELQYIIEEFEGNQ, from the coding sequence GTGCTTAAAAAATTTACATTTATCGCGCTTGCGGCAAGCCTTGCTTTTAGCGCGCAGCAGCTTGTGGTTAAAAATGAAAGCGCTCCAAATTTAAGCAAGGGCGCAGCGGATGAATCCGAACTAAGAGTTAAAGCGTGCATAGAGGCCGATAGCTCTACGGCAGGGATGATAGAGTGCATAAATAAAGAGTTTGAAATTCAAGACAAAATTTTAAACGAAACTTATAAAAAGGCTATGAGTATACTAAACGACGAAAATAAAAAGAGGCTAAAAGATATCCAAAGAAAATGGGTCGCTTATAAAGAGGCTAAATGCCCGTTTGTCCCGCCTCAAGGCACGATGTATCTCGTTGCTTCGGCGAATTGTTATCTAAAGATGACTAAGGAGCGAACGCAAGAGCTTCAGTATATCATAGAAGAGTTTGAGGGAAATCAGTGA
- a CDS encoding MerR family transcriptional regulator has protein sequence MLKMNELIERSKTPKSTILYYIKEGLLPEPFKEKANLHLYSDECVEIIEFIKYLQSNFNSTIAEIKALFAHPNFDIKSPYEALLGTLELVMGASLTQIYSADELCKEFKIDQKTLEKYVKDGFLMPREGKFTAKEREILAIIMKSDKNQLEILKAYINLAKKLAKEEVALTFKSLEGVDEASRNESLKHLFDILLIAKPYILNMHTLEFYQKENR, from the coding sequence ATGCTAAAGATGAATGAGCTTATAGAGCGTAGCAAAACGCCCAAATCAACCATCCTTTACTACATCAAGGAGGGCTTACTGCCAGAGCCGTTTAAAGAAAAAGCGAATTTGCACCTTTATAGCGATGAGTGCGTGGAGATAATTGAGTTTATAAAATATCTCCAAAGCAACTTTAACTCAACAATAGCGGAGATAAAAGCGCTTTTTGCCCATCCAAATTTTGATATCAAAAGCCCATATGAAGCGCTTTTAGGCACGCTTGAGCTTGTCATGGGAGCATCGCTTACTCAAATTTATAGCGCCGATGAGCTTTGCAAGGAATTTAAGATAGATCAAAAAACGCTTGAAAAATATGTAAAAGACGGTTTTTTGATGCCGCGAGAGGGCAAATTTACGGCTAAAGAAAGAGAAATTTTAGCCATCATCATGAAGTCGGATAAAAACCAGCTTGAGATACTAAAAGCTTATATAAATTTAGCCAAAAAGCTCGCCAAAGAAGAGGTCGCGCTTACTTTTAAATCGCTTGAGGGCGTAGATGAAGCAAGCAGGAACGAAAGCTTAAAACACCTCTTTGACATCTTGCTAATCGCAAAACCATACATACTAAACATGCATACATTAGAGTTTTACCAAAAGGAAAACAGATGA
- a CDS encoding isoleucyl-tRNA synthetase, which translates to MKFVNAFFIGFLFVLAAIFTLFVGLKTSYFDYYGVNEYFNVIFVDSVPWLFILPISLVFGYLILYTPFRKFMRVVFVLILLVAATSWHDSIGKKAGEALFAKPVMLKDAKGNELNAIEIYKGRSKIYYFDENSNKGFERKI; encoded by the coding sequence ATGAAATTTGTAAATGCGTTTTTTATCGGATTTTTATTTGTCTTAGCCGCTATCTTTACGCTTTTTGTGGGACTTAAGACTAGTTATTTTGATTATTACGGCGTCAATGAATACTTTAACGTCATATTCGTTGATAGCGTGCCGTGGCTTTTTATTTTACCTATCTCTCTTGTGTTTGGATATCTCATTTTATACACTCCTTTTAGAAAATTTATGCGCGTAGTTTTTGTTTTGATTTTGCTTGTAGCCGCCACTTCTTGGCATGATAGCATTGGCAAAAAGGCTGGAGAAGCTTTATTTGCAAAGCCTGTTATGCTAAAAGACGCAAAAGGAAATGAATTAAACGCGATTGAAATTTATAAAGGCAGAAGCAAGATTTATTATTTTGATGAAAATTCTAACAAGGGCTTTGAGAGGAAAATTTAA
- the surE gene encoding 5'/3'-nucleotidase SurE, which yields MKEILITNDDGFEAKGLHELARALKEIPDTNVTIVAPSSEKSACAHSLTLTKPLRFIKIDDNFFKLDDATPSDCVYLALHALYNKKPDLIISGINHGANLGEDITYSGTCGAAMEGVLQGVKSIAFSQFYKNDSIDMLGFSLAREIVKFIVPRVLDGRICLPERQFLNVNIPAVTQKDFKGYQVVPVGKRSYATHATLNRNPRGVEYYWLGVAALDYEQGDPSDISVVNEGYASLTPIMLDMTAHASLNSLKKSLDG from the coding sequence TTGAAAGAAATTCTTATCACAAACGACGATGGATTCGAGGCTAAAGGGCTTCATGAGCTTGCTCGTGCCTTAAAAGAAATTCCTGATACAAACGTTACTATCGTAGCCCCAAGTAGCGAGAAATCAGCCTGCGCGCACTCCCTTACTCTTACAAAGCCGCTTAGGTTTATAAAGATAGACGATAACTTCTTTAAACTAGATGACGCAACGCCGAGTGATTGCGTATATCTAGCACTTCACGCACTTTATAACAAAAAGCCAGACCTCATCATAAGCGGCATAAATCACGGCGCTAATTTGGGCGAGGATATAACCTACTCAGGCACGTGTGGAGCCGCTATGGAAGGGGTTTTGCAAGGAGTTAAGAGTATAGCGTTTTCGCAATTTTACAAAAACGACAGCATCGATATGCTTGGTTTTTCTTTGGCGCGAGAAATAGTTAAATTTATCGTTCCTCGAGTGCTTGACGGGCGAATTTGCTTGCCTGAAAGGCAGTTTTTAAACGTAAATATCCCCGCCGTTACGCAAAAAGATTTTAAAGGCTATCAAGTGGTTCCTGTAGGCAAGCGAAGCTACGCGACTCACGCAACGCTAAATCGCAATCCGCGCGGAGTGGAGTACTACTGGCTGGGAGTTGCCGCGCTTGATTACGAGCAAGGTGATCCAAGCGACATCAGCGTCGTAAATGAAGGCTACGCGAGCCTAACGCCCATAATGCTTGATATGACGGCGCACGCGAGCTTAAATTCGCTCAAAAAGAGCCTTGATGGATAG
- a CDS encoding ThiF family adenylyltransferase yields MDRFTRARWLLGDEKFAKLQKAKILVCGVGGVGGICVDALARSGVGQITIIDKDTFDVTNQNRQIYSEAVGAVKVSEFAKIYPNITPICELITPEFVANFDFSEFDLVIDAIDDMAAKVALANAAHGKLISSMGGAKRLDPTKICVASVWKTCNDPLARKFRYELRKSGFKGDFKVVFSTEEPNCKELGSFMGVTAVFGLNLASLAIKKITTTSNLS; encoded by the coding sequence ATGGATAGATTTACGCGCGCTAGGTGGCTTTTGGGCGATGAAAAATTCGCCAAACTTCAAAAGGCTAAAATTTTAGTTTGCGGCGTGGGCGGCGTGGGCGGAATTTGCGTCGATGCACTTGCTCGTTCGGGTGTGGGGCAAATAACCATCATAGATAAAGACACATTTGACGTCACAAACCAAAATCGCCAAATTTATAGCGAAGCGGTCGGAGCGGTGAAGGTGAGTGAATTTGCTAAAATTTATCCTAACATCACGCCCATTTGCGAGCTTATAACGCCTGAATTTGTGGCAAATTTTGACTTTAGCGAGTTTGATTTGGTAATCGATGCGATCGATGATATGGCAGCTAAAGTCGCTCTTGCAAATGCGGCGCACGGCAAGCTCATCTCCTCGATGGGCGGAGCAAAAAGGCTTGATCCTACTAAAATTTGCGTCGCTTCGGTTTGGAAAACTTGCAATGATCCTTTGGCTAGGAAATTTAGATATGAACTTAGAAAATCAGGCTTTAAAGGCGATTTTAAAGTAGTGTTTTCAACCGAAGAGCCAAACTGCAAAGAGCTTGGAAGCTTCATGGGAGTAACGGCTGTTTTTGGACTAAATTTGGCAAGTCTGGCGATTAAAAAAATAACAACTACATCAAATTTATCATAA
- a CDS encoding DUF2628 domain-containing protein: protein MTEYQKKVFSDPILLRQKLEIYLQKPEKVEIYAKACESFFENGNKEELSYAITWSWWGFFGTIFFFAYRKNYIYIIAMLPIVIFLKIFGWVICGMAAKYAVCSRFCKILESENDENLKQGGGTSPEGAWVLAFILMITITAILK, encoded by the coding sequence ATGACAGAGTATCAAAAAAAAGTTTTTTCAGACCCAATTTTGCTTAGGCAAAAGCTTGAAATATACCTTCAAAAACCTGAAAAAGTAGAAATTTACGCAAAAGCTTGCGAATCATTCTTTGAAAATGGTAATAAAGAAGAGTTATCATATGCAATAACTTGGAGCTGGTGGGGATTTTTTGGAACAATATTTTTCTTTGCTTATAGAAAAAACTATATTTACATTATTGCAATGCTCCCTATAGTTATATTTTTAAAAATTTTTGGATGGGTTATATGTGGCATGGCAGCTAAATATGCTGTTTGTTCTCGATTTTGTAAAATATTAGAATCTGAAAACGATGAAAATTTAAAACAAGGCGGTGGAACAAGTCCTGAAGGAGCTTGGGTATTGGCGTTTATTTTAATGATAACAATAACAGCAATATTAAAATAG